One genomic region from Salvia hispanica cultivar TCC Black 2014 chromosome 2, UniMelb_Shisp_WGS_1.0, whole genome shotgun sequence encodes:
- the LOC125208561 gene encoding uncharacterized protein LOC125208561 → MHGDNPLHAAAVMGNYEAAEMLVTRYPDLLYHSDCVDRFPHHLAACCGHKNILQLLISKTNHNHLNNPFAGDAGCDLLDLMICADFFDIALELVHKYPYMVRMNPEAISTVLVKIAEKATTFCVDDQFSFWKRLIYWCILKMNMKPKSFDIENQTILDTEHPWWRKLVLKLHSAFGINKIMLREKALELVKCLCKHMKSLDYDTASEICRKTILAAAKTGNRDVVEEIVEVYPLAIYFTDSSGQSVIRLAVKNCCEKVFNLLYQSRPYDYSNETDNSGNSILHLAARLAPTHKLNLVSGAALQMQRELQWFREAAITVPGGNKQDSPYPIHNSTAFTVFAVSDAVSLFTSTTSLLMFLSIHTSRYAEEDFLNALPKRLCIGLFTLFVSILFMMIAFSATVYLVFGRKKSWVLLPVGALSCLPISSFVLLQYPLLRDVISSTYGHGIFGKQKDRPFP, encoded by the exons ATGCATGGAGATAATCCACTGCACGCTGCTGCAGTGATGGGGAACTACGAGGCCGCGGAAATGCTGGTCACCAGATATCCTGACTTGCTCTACCATTCAGACTGTGTTGACAGATTCCCCCATCACTTAGCAGCTTGTTGCGGTCATAAGAACATTCTTCAGTTGTTGATTTCCAAAACCAATCATAATCATCTCAACAATCCATTTGCTGGTGATGCAGGATGTGATCTTCtagatttgatgatttgtGCTGACTTTTTCG ATATAGCATTGGAATTGGTTCACAAGTATCCTTATATGGTCAGGATGAATCCTGAGGCTATTAGTACAGTTCTGGTTAAGATAGCAGAGAAGGCCACAACATTCTGTGTCGACGATCAATTCAGCTTTTGGAAACGTCTCATATACTGGT GTATTTTGAAGATGAATATGAAGCCAAAATCATTTGACATTGAGAACCAAACTATTCTAG ATACAGAGCATCCATGGTGGCGCAAACTTGTTCTCAAATTGCACTCTg CGTTCGGCATTAATAAGATAATGCTGCGTGAGAAAGCACTCGAGCTTGTGAAATGCTTATGCAAACACATGAAATCGTTAGACTATGATACTGCATCAGAGATTTGCCGAAAAACCATTCTAGCCGCAGCCAAAACAGGAAATCGTGATGTTGTAGAAGAAATTGTAGAGGTTTATCCTCTTGCAATTTATTTTACGGATTCTTCTGGTCAGAGTGTTATCCGCTTGGCCGTCAAGAACTGCTGTGAGAAAGTGTTCAATCTCTTGTATCAAAGCAGACCATATGACTATTCAAATGAAACCGACAATTCTGGTAACTCTATTCTTCACTTGGCCGCACGTTTGGCACCCACTCACAAGCTCAATTTAGTATCGGGCGCAGCTCTCCAAATGCAGCGTGAATTACAATGGTTTCGG GAAGCTG CCATCACAGTTCCCGGCGGCAACAAACAAGACTCTCCTTATCCTATCCACAACTCAACTGCGTTTACAGTATTTGCAGTTTCAGATGCAGTTTCGCTCTTTACATCCACCACTTCGCTCTTGATGTTCTTGTCCATCCACACATCACGATATGCAGAAGAAGATTTTTTAAATGCTTTGCCCAAGCGACTATGCATCGGTCTATTCACCCTTTTTGTCTCCATCCTATTCATGATGATTGCCTTTAGTGCGACGGTGTATCTAGTGTTTGGGCGGAAGAAGTCGTGGGTTCTGTTGCCTGTGGGTGCACTATCTTGTCTGCCCATTTCTTCATTCGTGCTGCTGCAGTACCCACTTCTCAGGGATGTCATTTCTTCCACTTATGGCCATGGCATTTTCGGCAAGCAGAAGGATCGTCCATTTCCCTAA
- the LOC125206215 gene encoding zinc finger MYM-type protein 1-like, giving the protein MENQPQREVELNLNDIVSDPGKRKPIEEFDVSIRDRVRREYLNKGPCQPIGHKYEKKKYGIQERSFQDIWFKKYTWLEYSVSKDATFCFWCYLFKKSDKGGRQSDDAFTKTGCSNWKNALERFNYHVGGVNSCHNHARIQFEAFQDQRNSVASILRSNTREMEVAYRIRLTLSLNVTRFLLKQGLSFRGHDESSSSLNRGNFIELLLWFSELNDVVSKTLFANAPANNQMNSPRIQKELANACASEVTLAIVNDIGDKVFTLLVDEARDVSMKEQMGVVLRYVNNEGYVIERFIGIVHVTDTSSHTLKCAIDDLLVKHNLSLSKVRGQGYDGASNMRGEFNGLKSLILQENPYAMYIHCFSHQLQLIVVAVAKGIRVVKDVFSYVSLIVNMVGASCKRKDQLRQLQHERLVEQLNDGEVISGRGKNQETSLVRPGDTRWGSHYCTLLRLCSMWSSVEKVLEVVRDDATLRDNRSTTEGLIERMDNYEFVFILHLMKHLLGITNEFSISLQKKDQNIIQAISLIQSVKHQLQCFRDNGWEDMHDQATKFCELHNISQVDMDEIIPRRGYKKYGAELITNLHHYRVEIFNQVVDLTIQEMNNRFSEASTELLGCISCLDPRNSFSRFNDDQVIRLATLYHEDFSANECSRLPLQLSNFIANVRCDPQFAALSNLGDVATEMVKSGKHLVFPLVYRIIELALVLPVATASVERAFSAMKTIKTDLRNRMGDEWMNDSLIVYIEKDLFSTIDNEKILQRFQSMRTRRIQLPPL; this is encoded by the exons ATGGAAAATCAGCCCCAAAGGGAAGTCGAGTTGAACTTGAATGATATTGTTAGTGATCCGGGAAAACGCAAGCCAATTGAAGAGTTCGATGTTTCAATTCGTGATAGAGTACGAAGAGAGTACTTGAATAAGGGCCCTTGTCAACCAATTGGACATAagtatgaaaaaaagaaatatggtaTTCAAGAAAGAAGTTTTCAAGatatttggtttaaaaagTATACATGGCTAGAGTATAGTGTATCAAAGGATGCAACTTTTTGCTTTTGGTGCTACCTTTTCAAGAAATCAGATAAAGGAGGTCGACAATCAGACGATGCTTTTACAAAGACAGGTTGTAGCAACTGGAAAAATGCACTAGAAAGATTCAATTATCATGTTGGAGGCGTGAATAGTTGTCATAATCATGCTAGAATTCAGTTCGAAGCTTTTCAAGATCAAAGGAACAGTGTGGCAAGTATATTACGGTCAAATACTCGTGAGATGGAAGTTGCATATCGCATTCGGTTGACACTCTCATTGAATGTGACTCGGTTTCTCTTAAAGCAAGGATTATCGTTTCGTGGACATGATGAGTCAAGTAGTTCTTTAAATCGAGGTAATTTTATTGAGTTGCTTCTATGGTTTAGTGAACTTAACGATGTTGTATCCAAAACTTTGTTTGCAAATGCTCCTGCTAACAATCAAATGAATTCACCACGAATTCAAAAGGAATTAGCAAATGCTTGTGCTTCTGAGGTCACACTTGCCATAGTTAATGATATTGGAGATAAAGTTTTTACTCTTTTGGTTGATGAGGCTCGAGACGTTTCAATGAAGGAGCAGATGGGAGTTGTTTTAAGATATGTGAATAACGAAGGATATGTGATTGAGCGATTTATTGGGATCGTGCATGTAACTGACACTTCCTCTCATACTTTGAAATGTGCTATTGATGATTTATTGGTGAAGCATAATTTATCTCTATCTAAAGTGAGAGGGCAAGGATACGATGGAGCTTCTAATATGAGGGGTGAGTTTAATGGATTGAAATCCTTAATATTGCAAGAAAATCCATATGCCATGTATATTCATTGTTTCTCTCATCAACTCCAATTGATTGTTGTTGCGGTTGCCAAGGGTATTAGAGTTGTGAAGGATGTTTTTAGCTATGTCTCCCTGATTGTGAATATGGTCGGGGCATCTTGCAAGAGAAAAGATCAACTTAGGCAGTTGCAACATGAAAGATTAGTTGAACAACTTAATGATGGAGAAGTCATAAGTGGAAGAGgtaaaaatcaagaaactaGTTTGGTAAGACCTGGAGACACTCGTTGGGGCTCACATTACTGTACATTGCTTCGTCTATGTTCTATGTGGTCTTCGGTTGAGAAAGTGTTGGAAGTTGTACGTGACGATGCTACTCTCCGTGATAACAGAAGTACCACTGAAGGATTGATTGAAAGGATGGATAATTATGagtttgttttcattttgcaTTTGATGAAACATTTATTGGGAATAACCAATGAATTTTCCATTTCCTTGCAAAAGAAAGATCAAAATATTATCCAAGCCATATCTTTGATCCAAAGTGTGAAACATCAGTTGCAATGTTTTAGAGATAATGGATGGGAAGACATGCATGATCAAGCAACAAAGTTTTGTGAATTGCATAATATCTCACAAGTTGATATGGATGAAATCATACCACGCCGTGGCTATAAGAAGTATGGAGCAGAGTTGATCACGAATTTGCATCATTATCGTGTAGAGATTTTTAATCAG GTTGTTGATTTAACTATACAAGAGATGAATAATCGATTTTCTGAAGCTAGCACCGAGTTGCTAGGATGCATATCATGTCTTGATCCAAGAAATTCTTTCTCTCGATTCAATGATGATCAAGTAATCCGTCTTGCTACTTTATATCACGAGGACTTCTCTGCAAATGAGTGTTCACGTCTTCCACTTCAACTTAGTAATTTTATTGCTAATGTACGATGTGATCCTCAATTTGCTGCCTTAAGCAACTTAGGAGATGTTGCTACGGAAATGGTCAAAAGTGGTAAGCATTTGGTTTTTCCGTTGGTTTATCGGATTATTGAGTTGGCATTGGTTTTACCTGTTGCTACTGCTTCTGTTGAGAGAGCATTTTCTGCAATGAAGACTATCAAGACCGACTTGCGAAATCGGATGGGAGATGAGTGGATGAATGATAGTTTAATTGTGTACATTGAGAAGGACCTGTTTTCAACAATTGATAACGAAAAAATCTTGCAACGCTTTCAATCGATGAGAACACGTAGAATTCAGTTGCCACCGCTTTAG
- the LOC125205037 gene encoding uncharacterized protein LOC125205037, which translates to MATLASANVASFVSVKLSRDGLDDQYNYETWSEQMSCLLESQDLMEFIDDTPPPPESRDDKWRRTDRLIKGWILGALSDEVIKTVVNLPSASAVWMKLKDNFSETRSPSPSPPPPPPFAAVSYKGKKWREDTKLYKSALRGDWETAKKIVDEDPSAIKLRMGFNLETAIHVAATVGKPEFLSNLLDLISDDDSVLALIDKFGDNPLHYAAAMGDYEAAKILVTRYPDLLYHSNIYGYFPHHSAADFGHRKILQLLISKTNHNHLNNPFADGGGRFLLELMICADLFDIALELVDKYPSIVTVDPRRSIGPVLVRIAKKATTFCVDDQFSFWKRLICILKMNMNPKSFDIENQTILDTEHPWWRKLVLKLHSRGVIKYLAFGINKYHEKIMLRKKALGLVKCLCKHMESLDYDLASGICEITILAAAKAGNRDVVEEIVEVYPLAIYFRNSSSQSFIHLAVKNRCEKVFNLLYQSTTYDYSNEIDNSGNSILHLAARLAPTHKLNLVSGAALQMQRELQWFQAASKFISPYMKEQKNHSGKTAKMIFTKEHKKLKIAGEKWMKDTATSCTIAATLIATVVFAASITVPGGNEPKFGYPVFHNSTAFTVFAVSDAVSLFTSTTSLLMFLSIHTSRYAEEDFLYALPKRLCIGLFTLFVSILFMMIAFSATVYLVFGRKKSWVLLPVGALSCLPISSFVLLQYPLLRDVISSTYGHGIFGKKKDRPFP; encoded by the exons ATGGCTACCTTGGCATCAGCTAACGTGGCGAGCTTCGTCTCCGTGAAGCTCAGTCGTGACGGACTTGATGACCAATACAACTACGAGACATGGAGCGAGCAGATGTCGTGCCTTCTCGAAAGCCAGGACTTGATGGAATTCATCGATGACACACCTCCCCCACCAGAAAGCCGTGACGACAAGTGGAGGCGGACCGATAGGCTCATCAAGGGCTGGATTCTTGGAGCGCTCAGCGACGAAGTTATTAAAACTGTTGTTAATTTGCCTAGCGCAAGTGCTGTGTGGATGAAGCTCAAAGATAACTTTTCTGAAACCCGATCACCTTCGCCTTCGCCTCCACCTCCCCCGCCTTTCGCCGCCGTCTCTTATAAAG gaaaaaagtGGCGTGAGGACACGAAATTGTACAAAAGTGCACTAAGAGGTGATTGGGAGACGGCTAAAAAAATTGTGGATGAAGACCCCAGTGCCATCAAACTGAGAATGGGCTTCAATTTAGAAACAGCCATCCACGTCGCCGCCACCGTGGGGAAGCCGGAATTTTTGTCGAACCTACTGGATTTGATCTCGGATGACGACTCTGTATTAGCCTTAATAGATAAGTTTGGAGATAATCCACTGCACTATGCTGCAGCGATGGGGGACTACGAGGCCGCGAAGATACTGGTCACCAGATATCCTGACTTGCTCTACCATTCAAACATTTATGGCTATTTCCCCCATCACTCAGCAGCTGATTTCGGTCACAGGAAAATTCTTCAGTTGTTGATTTCCAAAACCAATCATAATCATCTCAATAATCCATTTGCTGATGGTGGAGGACGTTTTCTTCTAGAATTGATGATTTGTGCTGACCTTTTCG ATATAGCATTGGAATTGGTTGACAAGTATCCTTCTATTGTCACGGTGGATCCTCGTCGGTCTATTGGTCCAGTTCTTGTTAGAATAGCTAAGAAGGCCACAACATTCTGTGTCGACGATCAATTCAGCTTTTGGAAACGTCTCATAT GTATTTTGAAGATGAATATGAATCCAAAATCATTTGACATTGAGAACCAAACTATTCTAG ATACAGAGCATCCATGGTGGCGCAAACTTGTTCTCAAATTGCACTCTCGTGGAGTTATCAAATACTTGg CGTTTGGCATTAATAAGTATCATGAAAAGATAATGCTGCGTAAGAAAGCACTCGGGCTTGTGAAATGCTTATGCAAGCACATGGAATCGTTAGACTATGATCTTGCATCAGGTATTTGCGAAATAACCATTCTAGCCGCAGCCAAAGCAGGAAATCGTGATGTTGTAGAAGAAATTGTTGAGGTCTATCCTCTTGCAATTTATTTTAGGAATTCTTCTAGTCAGAGTTTTATCCACTTGGCCGTAAAGAACCGATGTGAGAAAGTGTTCAATCTCTTGTATCAAAGCACAACATACGACTATTCAAATGAAATCGACAATTCCGGTAACTCTATCCTTCACTTGGCCGCACGTTTGGCACCCACTCACAAGCTCAATTTAGTATCGGGCGCAGCTCTCCAAATGCAGCGTGAATTACAATGGTTTCAg GCCGCTAGTAAGTTTATTTCTCCTTATATGAAGGAACAAAAAAACCATAGTGGGAAAACCGCTAAGATGATATTTACAAAAGAACACAAAAAGCTAAAAATAGCAGGAGAGAAATGGATGAAAGATACGGCAACCTCATGTACTATTGCAGCAACATTGATTGCCACTGTTGTGTTTGCTGCATCGATCACAGTTCCCGGCGGCAACGAACCAAAGTTTGGTTATCCTGTATTCCACAATTCAACTGCGTTTACAGTATTTGCAGTTTCAGATGCAGTTTCGCTCTTTACATCCACCACTTCGCTCTTGATGTTCTTGTCCATCCACACATCGCGATATGCAGAAGAAGACTTTTTATATGCTTTGCCCAAGCGACTATGCATCGGTCTATTCACCCTTTTTGTCTCCATCCTATTCATGATGATTGCCTTTAGTGCGACGGTGTATCTAGTGTTTGGGCGGAAGAAGTCGTGGGTTCTGTTGCCTGTGGGTGCACTATCTTGTCTGCCCATTTCTTCATTCGTGCTGCTGCAGTACCCACTTCTCAGGGATGTCATTTCTTCCACTTATGGCCATGGCATTTTCGGCAAGAAGAAGGATCGTCCATTTCCCTAA